Proteins found in one Arachis stenosperma cultivar V10309 chromosome 8, arast.V10309.gnm1.PFL2, whole genome shotgun sequence genomic segment:
- the LOC130943536 gene encoding LOW QUALITY PROTEIN: transcription initiation factor IIF subunit beta-like (The sequence of the model RefSeq protein was modified relative to this genomic sequence to represent the inferred CDS: inserted 2 bases in 1 codon): MEEENGYVGSSTSNLETSKAERSXWLMKCPLVVSKSWQNHPPSQPLAKVVLSLDPLHADDPSALQFTMEMAGTDAVNMPKTYSLNMFKDFVPMCVFSETSQGGKVAMEGKVEHKFDMKPHGENIEEYGKLCRERTNKSMIKNRQIQVIDNDRGVLMRPMPGMIGLVSSNSKDKKKTQPVKQTDTKRTRRDRGELEDIMFKLFERQPNWALKQLVQETDQPAQFLKEILNELCVYNKRGANQGTYELKPEYKKSVVEDTNAE; encoded by the exons ATGGAGGAGGAAAACGGTTATGTTGGCAGCAGCACCTCCAACTTGGAGACTTCCAAGGCGGAGCGATC GTGGCTTATGAAGTGCCCTCTTGTCGTTTCCAAGTCGTGGCAGAACCACCCTCCTTCTCAGCCACTTGCCAAGGTCGTtctctcccttgatcctctccACGCCGATGACCCCTCTGCTCTTCAG TTTACAATGGAGATGGCTGGGACTGATGCTGTTAATATGCCAAAAACATATTCCCTGAATATGTTTAAAGACTTTGTACCTATGTGTGTTTTCTCAGAGACAAGCCAAG GTGGCAAGGTTGCAATGGAAGGGAAGGTTGAACATAAGTTCGATATGAAACCCCATGGTGAAAACATTGAAGAGTATGGCAAATTGTGTCGTGAGAGAACAAACAAATCCATGATAAAAAATCGACAAATACAG GTTATTGATAATGATCGTGGAGTATTAATGAGGCCAATGCCTGGAATGATTGGTCTAGTTTCATCCAATTCAAAG GATAAGAAGAAGACACAGCCAGTTAAACAAACTGATacaaagagaacaagaagagaTAGAGGAGAACTGGAGGATATAATGTTCAAGTTATTTGAAAGACAGCCTAATTGGGCATTGAAGCAGCTTGTCCAGGAGACTGATCAACCTGCT CAATTCTTGAAAGAGATCCTGAATGAACTATGTGTATACAATAAAAGAGGTGCCAATCAAGGAACTTACGAGCTGAAGCCGGAATACAAGAAATCTGTTGTTGAAGATACAAATGCCGAATAA